The Armatimonadota bacterium DNA window GTCATGCGCGCGCCGTGTTCGCTGGCGTTGGATTCGAGCAGCGCCTGGTAGATCGTGGTCAGCAGGTACTTCGGCAGCAGCAGGTCGAGGAGCGTGTGCGCGTCCGGCTCGAACGTCGCCTCGCCGCCCGCCGCCTCGTCGCCCTCCGGCGGTTCGATCGGCAGAACTTGAACGACCAAAGGCTCCTGGCGGATCGGCGAGTGGAACTTGCTGTAGCAGATGTGGATCGCGTCCGCTTCGCCAGAGACGAACAGCTCCGTGACGATGTCGCTCAGCTCGTTGGCTATATCGACAGTTGGGCCAGAGGTCGGCACCGTGATCGACTGCAAAACGGTGAACCCGCGCTTTTGGAAGAACTGCCGGCCTTTCTTCCCGACGCAGACGAGCGACATTTCGGAATCCTGCCCTGAGATGAAGTCCCCCGCGCGGCGCACGAGGTTTCCGTTGAATCCACCGCACATTCCGCGCTCCGCAGTGATCAGAACGAGCACGGTTTTTTTGACCGGCCGACGGATCAGCAGCGGGTTGTCCGGCAGGTCGCCCGCCCCGCCGATGCTGCCGACGAACTCGCGCATTTTCTCGAAATACGCGCGGGCCTGTTCGGCCTTGTTCTTGGCTTTAGTCAAGCGAGCGACGGCGACGAGCTTCATCGCCCGCGTGATCTGCTGGATGTTCTTCGCGCTCTTGATGCGCTGCCGAATCTGCTTGAGCGTT harbors:
- the atpG gene encoding ATP synthase F1 subunit gamma, which encodes MATLKQIRQRIKSAKNIQQITRAMKLVAVARLTKAKNKAEQARAYFEKMREFVGSIGGAGDLPDNPLLIRRPVKKTVLVLITAERGMCGGFNGNLVRRAGDFISGQDSEMSLVCVGKKGRQFFQKRGFTVLQSITVPTSGPTVDIANELSDIVTELFVSGEADAIHICYSKFHSPIRQEPLVVQVLPIEPPEGDEAAGGEATFEPDAHTLLDLLLPKYLLTTIYQALLESNASEHGARMTAMTSATDNAANMITDLTMVANRARQAGITTQILEIVGGAEALKQ